The following coding sequences lie in one Streptomyces xiamenensis genomic window:
- a CDS encoding SCO2583 family membrane protein translates to MAGSSDPGGVPGSGDEEYASTVFDESFVNAARLQEYSARERLQDHSTAVRDRAPHRTVPRQGLALGVIILLAFAAAVYLGNNNPYGQDGGHAVQPPLTTLVPLAPAGVVPGAAEPAELFEASPAQGFGSGAAGVLLPDARATAHFSRDQVFTALTLAKEYIVASALTQDVLTGVSAVPVRELLDPQQRRQLDRAVSGGIAAAPLTAWLVSFDPLEVELADPQVRIEGTFAFTEIADDMLQVTARHVAVYAVREAGATPREPGEEPGETTLFTVRREVVMLFAEEGLQERTVILRQTDLLAGPMDCGVDPDGPLRPLLAGERAGDSRPAGTDPYTTDADHIPLCGALDAKALPNPESAARDL, encoded by the coding sequence GTGGCCGGGAGTTCGGACCCCGGGGGTGTCCCGGGCAGTGGGGACGAGGAGTACGCGTCGACCGTCTTCGACGAGTCGTTCGTCAATGCGGCACGTCTCCAGGAGTATTCGGCGCGGGAGCGGCTTCAGGACCACAGCACGGCGGTCCGCGATCGCGCGCCGCACCGTACGGTGCCCCGGCAGGGGCTGGCGCTCGGCGTGATCATCCTGCTGGCGTTCGCCGCGGCCGTGTACCTGGGCAACAACAACCCGTACGGCCAGGACGGCGGGCACGCCGTTCAGCCGCCGCTGACCACCCTGGTGCCGCTGGCACCCGCCGGCGTGGTGCCGGGCGCGGCGGAGCCGGCGGAGCTGTTCGAGGCCAGTCCGGCGCAGGGGTTCGGCTCCGGTGCGGCCGGGGTGCTGCTGCCCGACGCGCGGGCGACCGCGCACTTCTCGCGCGATCAGGTGTTCACCGCGCTCACGCTGGCCAAGGAGTACATCGTGGCCAGCGCGCTCACCCAGGACGTGCTGACCGGGGTCTCGGCCGTGCCGGTACGCGAGTTGCTGGATCCGCAGCAGCGGCGGCAGCTGGACCGGGCGGTGAGCGGCGGGATCGCCGCCGCGCCGCTGACCGCGTGGCTGGTGAGCTTCGATCCGCTGGAGGTGGAACTCGCCGATCCGCAGGTGCGGATCGAGGGCACGTTCGCCTTCACCGAGATCGCCGACGACATGCTCCAGGTGACCGCGCGCCACGTCGCCGTGTACGCGGTGCGGGAGGCCGGTGCCACGCCGCGCGAACCCGGCGAGGAGCCGGGGGAGACGACACTGTTCACGGTGCGGCGCGAGGTGGTCATGCTGTTCGCCGAGGAAGGGCTTCAGGAGCGGACCGTCATCCTGCGCCAGACGGATCTGCTGGCCGGCCCGATGGACTGCGGGGTGGACCCGGACGGTCCGCTGCGGCCGTTGCTGGCGGGGGAGCGGGCCGGGGACTCGCGGCCGGCCGGCACCGATCCGTACACCACCGATGCCGACCACATTCCGCTGTGCGGGGCGCTGGACGCCAAGGCGTTGCCTAACCCGGAGTCTGCGGCCCGGGATCTTTAG
- a CDS encoding LCP family protein → MNDRQDPYGQIYGYDEYGRPLYQPAPGSPGQQQEPQQEQYYPQQYQQPQQDQSGYQQADYQQSGYQQSGYPSSDYQQPGYGYDPYQQQYPGYDGYQQDSYDWGSGQQPRVTDAPGYPEYGTGEQPAVDAAPAGAVPQQRQPETGAGAGADPEPSSGADGGPEPRAGSDDRAGGDDTEVKEYATEQFAFIEEEDAGSEDVIDWLKFSESRTERREEAKRRGRGRVRLLVIVLVLALIGSVGALWATDRLPFLSGPGGDDGGSAVAEKRDVIIVHLRELDGETASTALLVANETTGGGYTVLLPGDLTITPDGGTTTLGQAVTQEAAGSVREAAGDLLGADIKGTWRLGSPYLETLVDLLGGITITTDTEVPGKKDDEPLVPLGENVSLSGEAAVAYVTYREPEEPENARLERFGQVLAGMLAKMPTGAEGATRTIHAVGLIADPSLSEEELALSLAQLGGYAQDDAYETLLLPVESDGTLSTETAEGLVMDVLGGTVVNADPGAALRISVTDATGSEAGGETARVALINGGFSVVDSRTAPEPGETSRITYRSEEHRETAVEAARTLGLPEDVVEAGDGAPNADVTIVLGEDYGE, encoded by the coding sequence GTGAACGACCGACAGGATCCGTACGGGCAGATCTACGGCTATGACGAGTACGGGCGCCCCCTGTACCAGCCGGCCCCCGGATCCCCGGGGCAGCAGCAGGAACCGCAGCAGGAGCAGTACTACCCGCAGCAGTACCAGCAGCCGCAGCAGGACCAGTCGGGTTATCAGCAGGCGGACTACCAGCAGTCCGGTTACCAGCAGTCGGGTTATCCCTCGTCGGACTACCAGCAGCCGGGCTACGGGTACGACCCGTACCAGCAGCAGTACCCGGGGTACGACGGCTATCAGCAGGACTCCTACGACTGGGGGAGCGGGCAGCAGCCGCGGGTCACCGACGCGCCCGGCTACCCGGAGTACGGGACCGGCGAACAGCCGGCCGTCGACGCGGCGCCGGCGGGCGCGGTGCCCCAGCAGCGGCAGCCGGAGACCGGGGCGGGGGCCGGTGCCGACCCGGAGCCGTCTTCCGGCGCGGACGGCGGGCCGGAACCGCGGGCCGGGTCGGATGACCGGGCCGGGGGCGATGACACCGAGGTCAAGGAGTACGCCACCGAGCAGTTCGCCTTCATCGAGGAGGAGGACGCCGGCTCGGAAGACGTCATCGACTGGCTGAAGTTCAGCGAGAGCCGCACCGAGCGCCGCGAGGAGGCCAAGCGGCGCGGCAGGGGCCGGGTGCGGCTGCTGGTGATCGTCCTGGTGCTGGCGCTGATCGGCTCGGTCGGGGCGCTGTGGGCGACCGACCGGCTGCCGTTCCTGTCGGGCCCCGGCGGGGACGACGGGGGGTCGGCGGTGGCCGAGAAGCGCGATGTGATCATCGTGCATCTGCGGGAGCTGGACGGGGAGACCGCGTCCACCGCGCTGCTGGTCGCCAACGAGACGACGGGCGGCGGGTACACCGTGCTGCTGCCCGGCGATCTGACCATCACCCCGGACGGCGGCACGACCACGCTGGGCCAGGCCGTGACCCAGGAGGCCGCCGGATCGGTCCGGGAGGCGGCGGGCGATCTGCTCGGCGCCGACATCAAGGGGACCTGGCGGCTCGGCAGCCCGTATCTGGAGACGCTCGTCGACCTGCTGGGCGGGATCACCATCACCACCGACACCGAGGTGCCGGGCAAGAAGGACGACGAGCCGCTGGTGCCGCTGGGCGAGAACGTGTCGCTGAGCGGCGAGGCCGCGGTCGCCTACGTGACCTACCGGGAGCCCGAGGAGCCGGAGAACGCGCGCCTGGAACGGTTCGGGCAGGTGCTGGCCGGAATGCTGGCCAAGATGCCGACGGGGGCCGAGGGCGCCACCCGGACCATTCACGCGGTCGGGCTGATCGCGGACCCCTCGCTGTCCGAGGAGGAGCTGGCGCTGAGCCTGGCCCAGCTCGGCGGATACGCGCAGGACGACGCGTACGAGACCCTGCTGCTGCCGGTGGAGAGCGACGGCACGCTGAGCACCGAGACGGCCGAGGGCCTGGTGATGGACGTGCTGGGCGGCACGGTCGTCAACGCCGACCCGGGCGCGGCGCTGCGGATCTCGGTCACCGACGCGACCGGCAGCGAGGCGGGCGGGGAAACCGCCCGGGTGGCCCTGATCAACGGTGGTTTCTCGGTCGTCGACAGCCGTACGGCGCCGGAGCCGGGGGAGACCTCGCGGATCACGTACCGGTCGGAGGAGCACCGGGAGACGGCGGTGGAGGCCGCCAGGACGCTGGGGCTGCCGGAGGACGTGGTGGAGGCGGGCGACGGCGCGCCCAACGCCGATGTGACGATCGTGCTGGGCGAGGACTACGGGGAGTAG
- a CDS encoding M48 family metallopeptidase encodes MSDDTGSNNGNDGQGSDGGDGHGAATPDPAALNRERLPGRNRRRFPGISSRAYEHPADRSALVALRKLTGFDTVFKALSGMLPERSLRLMFLSDSVRVDERQFAHLHQLLLEACDILDLETVPPMYVTQDPRPNAMCIGLQQPIIVVTTGLVELLDEDEMRAVIGHEVGHALSGHAVYRTILLFLTSIAVRVAWIPLGNIAIMGIITALREWFRKSELSADRAGLLVGQDPQASLRGLMKLAGGNHLHHMNVDAFLEQAKEYEAGGDLRDSVLKILNVLPRTHPFAAVRAAELHRWAATRDYQRIMDGHYPRRDTDADASVSGSIRESAGHYAQSVKSSKDPLMKLVSDVAGGASDLGGRLRDFATGRGNGASGTGGGGTAGGGTSGSPKDPGPQTPG; translated from the coding sequence ATGAGCGACGACACCGGCTCGAACAACGGGAACGACGGCCAGGGGAGTGACGGCGGCGACGGCCACGGGGCAGCGACGCCCGACCCCGCGGCCCTCAACCGCGAGCGGCTCCCCGGCCGCAACCGCCGCCGCTTCCCCGGCATATCGTCCCGCGCCTACGAACACCCCGCCGACCGCTCGGCCCTGGTCGCGCTGCGCAAACTGACCGGCTTCGACACGGTCTTCAAGGCGCTGAGCGGCATGCTCCCCGAGCGCAGCCTGCGCCTGATGTTCCTGTCCGACTCGGTCCGCGTCGACGAGCGGCAGTTCGCCCACCTGCACCAACTCCTCCTGGAGGCCTGCGACATCCTGGACCTGGAAACGGTCCCGCCGATGTACGTCACCCAGGACCCCAGGCCGAACGCCATGTGCATCGGCCTGCAGCAGCCGATCATCGTGGTCACCACCGGGCTCGTCGAACTCCTCGACGAGGACGAGATGCGCGCCGTCATCGGCCACGAGGTGGGCCACGCCCTGTCCGGGCACGCCGTCTACCGCACCATCCTGCTCTTCCTCACCAGCATCGCCGTCCGGGTGGCCTGGATCCCGCTCGGCAACATCGCGATCATGGGCATCATCACGGCGCTGCGCGAATGGTTCCGCAAGTCCGAACTCTCCGCCGACCGCGCCGGACTGCTCGTCGGCCAGGACCCGCAGGCCTCACTGCGCGGCCTGATGAAACTGGCCGGCGGCAACCACCTGCACCACATGAACGTCGACGCCTTCCTCGAACAGGCCAAGGAGTACGAGGCGGGCGGCGATCTGCGCGACTCGGTGCTCAAGATCCTCAACGTGCTGCCGCGCACCCACCCCTTCGCCGCCGTCCGGGCCGCCGAGCTGCACCGGTGGGCGGCCACCCGCGACTACCAGCGGATCATGGACGGGCACTACCCGCGCCGCGACACGGATGCCGACGCCTCCGTCAGCGGCTCCATCCGGGAATCGGCGGGCCACTACGCCCAGTCGGTCAAGTCCAGCAAGGACCCGCTCATGAAGCTGGTCTCGGACGTGGCGGGCGGGGCCAGCGATCTGGGCGGCAGGCTCCGCGACTTCGCCACCGGCCGCGGCAACGGTGCCAGCGGTACCGGAGGCGGCGGCACGGCCGGGGGCGGAACCTCGGGGAGCCCTAAAGATCCCGGGCCGCAGACTCCGGGTTAG
- a CDS encoding SCO2584 family spore wall biosynthesis protein, with the protein MPDDVGGLPFPDGDRPDSQERRTADEVFASVVLDDDFVQAAEIHEPTAAERILYAALERAESEAAEAQGLYGEHDDDEGRFDRSDYLRYLPPEEEDEDEALGSDYSVPPPAPGPAIAGPAHSGPPAAWRPLRWQRPVACVLAVVMGISVIAFALIAVQRSGGAGEHGQDRPPPATEHDEPEDGL; encoded by the coding sequence GTGCCGGATGACGTGGGGGGCCTGCCGTTCCCGGACGGAGACAGGCCAGACAGCCAGGAACGCCGCACCGCCGATGAGGTCTTCGCCTCGGTGGTGCTCGACGACGATTTTGTCCAAGCCGCCGAGATCCATGAACCGACCGCCGCCGAGCGCATTCTGTACGCCGCTCTGGAACGCGCCGAGTCGGAGGCCGCCGAGGCCCAGGGCCTGTACGGCGAACACGATGACGACGAGGGGCGCTTCGACCGCTCCGACTATCTGCGCTACCTCCCGCCCGAGGAGGAGGACGAGGACGAGGCCCTCGGCAGCGACTACTCCGTGCCGCCGCCCGCCCCCGGCCCCGCCATCGCCGGGCCCGCGCACAGCGGTCCGCCGGCCGCCTGGCGTCCGCTGCGCTGGCAACGGCCGGTGGCCTGCGTACTCGCCGTGGTGATGGGGATCAGCGTGATCGCCTTCGCCCTCATAGCCGTTCAGCGTTCCGGTGGTGCGGGTGAGCACGGGCAGGACCGTCCGCCCCCGGCCACCGAGCACGACGAGCCGGAGGACGGGCTGTAA
- a CDS encoding glutamate-5-semialdehyde dehydrogenase → MSSVVDSPVIATARRAREAAAELAPLPRSVRDAALLAVADALEARADEIVTANRVDVERAREAGTPAGIVDRLTLTPQRVAAIASDVRDVVALPDPVGEVVRGSTLPNGLELRQVRVPLGVVGIIYEARPNVTVDAAALCLKSGNAVLLRGSSSAYASNTAIVAVLRDAVASAGVPADAVQLVPGESRDSVRELMTARGLVDVLIPRGGASLIRTVVNESTVPVIETGVGNCHVYVDESADLETAVKILVNSKAQRPSVCNSAETVLVHAAIADRFLPLALEALTAAGVTVHGDERWRKTGEQAGVDVLEAGDEDWADEYLSLDIAAAVVEDLDAAVAHIRRWTSGHTEAIVARDAGAIRRFTARMDSAAVMVNASTRFTDGGQFGFGAEIGISTQKLHSRGPMGLPELTSTTYVVTGDGHTRE, encoded by the coding sequence ATGAGCAGCGTCGTGGATTCTCCAGTCATCGCCACCGCCCGGCGGGCGCGGGAGGCCGCCGCCGAGCTGGCCCCGCTGCCGCGCTCCGTGCGTGACGCGGCGCTGCTGGCCGTGGCGGACGCCCTGGAGGCGCGGGCCGATGAGATCGTCACCGCCAACCGCGTGGATGTCGAGCGGGCCCGGGAAGCCGGTACGCCGGCCGGCATCGTCGACCGGCTGACGCTGACCCCGCAGCGGGTGGCCGCCATCGCCTCCGACGTACGCGATGTGGTGGCGCTGCCCGACCCGGTCGGGGAGGTCGTGCGCGGCTCGACGCTGCCGAACGGCCTGGAGCTGCGCCAGGTGCGCGTTCCGCTCGGGGTGGTCGGGATCATCTACGAGGCCCGGCCGAACGTGACCGTGGACGCCGCCGCCCTGTGTCTGAAGTCGGGGAACGCCGTGCTGCTGCGGGGTTCCTCCTCCGCCTACGCCTCGAACACGGCCATCGTGGCCGTGCTGCGCGACGCCGTCGCCTCGGCGGGGGTGCCCGCCGACGCCGTCCAGCTCGTGCCGGGCGAGAGCCGCGACTCCGTACGGGAGCTCATGACCGCCCGCGGCCTGGTCGACGTGCTCATCCCGCGCGGCGGTGCCTCGCTCATCCGGACCGTGGTGAACGAGTCGACCGTGCCCGTCATCGAGACGGGCGTCGGCAACTGCCACGTGTACGTGGACGAGAGCGCCGATCTGGAGACGGCGGTCAAGATCCTGGTGAATTCCAAGGCGCAGCGGCCCTCGGTTTGCAACTCCGCCGAGACCGTGCTCGTGCACGCCGCGATCGCGGACCGTTTCCTGCCCCTGGCCCTGGAGGCGCTGACCGCGGCCGGGGTCACCGTGCACGGCGACGAGCGGTGGCGCAAGACCGGTGAGCAGGCCGGGGTCGACGTGCTGGAGGCGGGCGACGAGGACTGGGCGGACGAGTATCTGAGCCTGGACATCGCCGCCGCCGTCGTGGAGGACCTGGACGCGGCCGTGGCGCACATCCGGCGCTGGACCAGCGGCCACACCGAGGCGATCGTCGCCCGGGACGCCGGTGCCATCCGCCGGTTCACGGCCCGGATGGATTCGGCGGCCGTCATGGTCAACGCGTCGACGCGGTTCACGGATGGCGGACAGTTCGGCTTCGGCGCCGAGATCGGGATCTCCACCCAGAAACTGCACTCCAGGGGCCCGATGGGGCTGCCCGAGCTGACCTCGACCACCTATGTCGTCACCGGGGACGGTCACACCCGCGAGTGA
- the nadD gene encoding nicotinate-nucleotide adenylyltransferase gives MADGITPGRRRLGVMGGTFDPVHHGHLVAASEVAARFHLDEVIFVPTGQPWQKEHRQVSAAEDRYLMTVIATASNPQFSVSRIDIDRGGKTYTIDTLRDLRAQHQDADLFFITGADALAQILTWRDAPELFSLAHFIGVTRPGHTLTDPGLPNGGVSLVEVPALAISSTDCRERVARGDPVWYLVPDGVVRYIDKRALYRDGDSELPERTG, from the coding sequence ATGGCAGACGGGATAACCCCCGGGAGGCGGCGGCTCGGCGTGATGGGCGGGACGTTCGATCCGGTCCATCACGGCCACCTGGTCGCCGCCAGTGAGGTGGCGGCCCGGTTCCACCTCGATGAGGTCATCTTCGTGCCGACCGGGCAGCCGTGGCAGAAGGAGCACCGGCAGGTCTCGGCCGCCGAGGACCGGTATCTGATGACGGTCATCGCGACCGCGTCCAATCCGCAGTTCTCGGTCAGCCGCATCGACATCGACCGCGGCGGCAAGACGTACACCATCGACACGCTGCGCGACCTGCGGGCACAGCACCAGGACGCGGATCTCTTCTTCATCACCGGCGCGGACGCGCTCGCCCAGATCCTGACCTGGCGGGACGCCCCCGAGCTGTTCTCGCTCGCCCACTTCATCGGCGTCACCCGGCCGGGGCACACCCTCACCGATCCGGGGCTGCCGAACGGCGGGGTCTCCCTGGTGGAGGTGCCCGCCCTGGCGATCTCCTCCACCGATTGCCGCGAGCGGGTCGCCCGTGGCGATCCGGTCTGGTATCTCGTGCCGGACGGGGTGGTGCGCTACATCGACAAGCGCGCCCTCTACCGGGACGGGGACTCCGAGCTTCCGGAGCGGACAGGCTGA
- a CDS encoding histidine phosphatase family protein has translation MSAARSHGRRIVLWRHGQTAWNLENRFQGTLDIELTETGVAQAKRAARLLAGLSPHTIIGSDLRRTVATAAELSAVTGLPVTHDEALRETYAGEWQGLTHEEIKARFGEQYAAWKRGEPVRRGGGELETEVADRAAPLVERTAEKLPPGGVLVVVSHGGTIRTTIGRLLGLAPATWEALGGLANCSWSVLGESERGWRLLEHNAGSLPEPVIGDDV, from the coding sequence CTGAGCGCCGCGCGGAGCCACGGACGGCGGATCGTCCTGTGGCGGCACGGCCAGACCGCCTGGAACCTGGAGAACCGCTTCCAGGGCACCTTGGACATCGAGCTGACCGAGACCGGCGTGGCCCAGGCCAAGCGGGCCGCGCGGCTGCTGGCCGGGCTGTCGCCGCACACGATCATCGGCTCCGACCTGCGGCGTACGGTGGCCACCGCCGCCGAGCTCTCGGCCGTCACCGGATTGCCGGTCACCCATGACGAGGCGCTGCGCGAGACGTACGCCGGCGAGTGGCAGGGGCTGACGCACGAGGAGATCAAGGCCCGCTTCGGCGAGCAGTACGCGGCGTGGAAGCGCGGCGAGCCGGTGCGGCGCGGCGGCGGCGAGCTGGAGACCGAGGTCGCCGACCGGGCGGCGCCCCTGGTGGAGCGCACGGCGGAGAAGCTGCCGCCGGGCGGGGTCCTGGTGGTCGTCAGCCATGGCGGGACGATCCGGACCACCATCGGCCGGCTGCTCGGCCTCGCGCCGGCCACCTGGGAGGCGCTGGGCGGGCTCGCCAACTGCTCCTGGTCGGTGCTGGGCGAGAGCGAGCGCGGCTGGCGGCTGCTGGAGCACAACGCGGGTTCGCTGCCGGAGCCGGTCATCGGCGACGACGTCTGA
- the leuS gene encoding leucine--tRNA ligase, with product MSETQKYDAALAADIEARWQDWWEQHGTYRTPNPSGDLADDPAQAARPKKFIMDMFPYPSGAGLHVGHPLGYIATDVYARFLRMSGHNVLHTLGYDAFGLPAEQYAVQTGTHPRVSTETNIEKYEAQLRRLGLGYDKRRTVATIDPEYYRWTQWIFLQIFNSWYDTGAGRARPIAELVAEFEAGTRETPDGQPWSELTAAQRADVLTGYRLAYASDAPVNWCPGLGTVLANEEVTADGRSERGNFPVFKSKLRQWNMRITAYADRLADDLDTVDWPEAIKLQQRNWIGRSEGARVDFQVGEPGDGGAVTVFTTRQDTLFGATYMVLAPEHHLVDAIVPAAWPQGTHAVWTGGHATPGAAVAAYRKQAAAKSDVERQADAKVKTGVFTGAYATNPVNGERVPVFIADYVLMGYGTGAIMAVPAHDSRDFAFARAFELPMRCVVEPTDGRGTDPAAWDDAFNAKDARLINSASSEVSLDGLGVEDAKAAITAWLADRGLGEGTVNYRLRDWLFSRQRYWGEPFPIVYDEDGIAHALPASQLPLELPEVDDYTPRTFDPQDADTQPETPLSRNEEWVHVTLDLGDGRGPQRYRRETNTMPNWAGSCWYHLRYLDPHNSERLVDPEIERYWMGPREGMPTGGVDLYVGGAEHAVLHLLYARFWHKVLFDLGHVSSAEPYHKLFNQGMIQAYVYRDARGFPVPAAEVEEREGGTYWWGGEQVTRELGKIGKSLKNAISPDDIAAQYGADTLRLYEMAMGPLDVSRPWETRAVVGQYRLLQRLWRNVLDETTGDVTVTEDAPDEEMLRAVHRAIDGVTRDLQGLRFNTAIAKITELNNYVTKRGGAVPRQVAETLVLLTAPLAPHIAEELWHRLGHEGGSVAHADFPVADPAYVVEETVTCVVQVKGKVKARLEVPPGIDDAELEALALGDPGVVAALGGAGVRKVIVRAPKLVNIVPA from the coding sequence ATGAGCGAGACACAGAAGTACGACGCCGCCCTGGCAGCGGACATCGAGGCACGCTGGCAGGACTGGTGGGAGCAGCACGGCACGTACCGCACGCCCAACCCTTCGGGTGACCTGGCGGATGACCCGGCGCAGGCGGCCCGGCCCAAGAAGTTCATCATGGACATGTTTCCGTACCCCTCGGGCGCGGGCCTGCACGTGGGACATCCGCTGGGCTACATCGCCACCGACGTGTACGCCCGCTTCCTGCGGATGAGCGGCCACAACGTCCTGCACACGCTGGGGTACGACGCGTTCGGCCTGCCCGCCGAGCAGTACGCCGTGCAGACCGGCACCCACCCGCGGGTGTCCACCGAGACGAACATCGAGAAGTACGAGGCGCAGCTGCGGCGGCTGGGCCTGGGCTACGACAAGCGGCGCACCGTCGCCACCATCGACCCGGAGTACTACCGCTGGACGCAGTGGATCTTCCTGCAGATCTTCAACTCCTGGTACGACACCGGCGCCGGCCGGGCCCGGCCCATCGCCGAGCTGGTCGCCGAGTTCGAGGCCGGCACCCGCGAGACCCCGGACGGGCAGCCGTGGAGTGAGCTGACGGCGGCGCAGCGGGCCGACGTGCTGACCGGGTACCGGCTGGCGTACGCCTCCGACGCGCCCGTCAACTGGTGCCCCGGCCTGGGCACGGTGCTGGCCAACGAGGAGGTGACCGCCGACGGTCGCTCCGAGCGCGGCAACTTCCCGGTCTTCAAGTCCAAGCTGCGCCAGTGGAACATGCGGATCACCGCCTACGCCGACCGGCTGGCGGACGACCTGGACACGGTGGACTGGCCCGAGGCCATCAAGCTGCAGCAGCGCAACTGGATCGGCCGCTCGGAGGGCGCGCGGGTCGACTTCCAGGTGGGCGAGCCGGGCGACGGAGGCGCGGTCACGGTCTTCACGACGCGTCAGGACACGCTGTTCGGCGCCACCTACATGGTGCTGGCGCCCGAGCACCACCTGGTCGACGCGATCGTGCCGGCCGCGTGGCCGCAGGGCACCCACGCGGTGTGGACGGGTGGGCACGCCACGCCTGGCGCGGCGGTGGCCGCGTACCGCAAGCAGGCGGCGGCCAAGTCGGACGTGGAGCGGCAGGCGGACGCCAAGGTCAAGACCGGGGTGTTCACCGGCGCGTACGCCACCAACCCGGTCAACGGCGAGCGCGTTCCCGTGTTCATCGCCGACTACGTGCTGATGGGCTACGGCACCGGCGCGATCATGGCGGTGCCGGCGCACGACAGCCGGGACTTCGCCTTCGCGCGTGCCTTCGAGCTGCCGATGCGCTGCGTGGTGGAGCCCACGGACGGGCGGGGCACGGACCCGGCCGCGTGGGACGACGCGTTCAACGCCAAGGACGCGCGGCTGATCAACTCGGCCTCCTCCGAGGTGTCGCTGGACGGGCTGGGGGTCGAGGACGCCAAGGCGGCGATCACGGCGTGGCTGGCGGACCGCGGCCTGGGCGAGGGCACCGTCAACTACCGGCTGCGTGACTGGCTGTTCAGCCGGCAGCGGTACTGGGGCGAGCCGTTCCCCATCGTGTACGACGAGGACGGCATCGCGCACGCGCTGCCCGCCTCCCAGCTGCCGCTGGAACTGCCGGAGGTGGACGACTACACGCCGCGCACCTTCGACCCGCAGGACGCCGACACCCAGCCCGAGACGCCGCTGTCCCGCAATGAGGAGTGGGTGCACGTCACCCTGGACCTGGGGGACGGGCGCGGCCCCCAGCGCTACCGGCGCGAGACCAACACCATGCCCAACTGGGCCGGCTCCTGCTGGTACCACCTGCGCTACCTGGACCCGCACAACAGCGAGCGGCTGGTGGACCCGGAGATCGAGCGCTACTGGATGGGCCCGCGCGAGGGCATGCCCACCGGGGGCGTGGACCTGTACGTGGGCGGCGCCGAGCACGCGGTGCTGCACCTGCTGTACGCGCGGTTCTGGCACAAGGTGCTGTTCGACCTGGGACACGTGTCCTCGGCCGAGCCGTACCACAAGCTGTTCAACCAGGGCATGATCCAGGCGTACGTCTACCGTGACGCGCGCGGCTTCCCGGTGCCCGCCGCCGAGGTGGAGGAGCGCGAGGGCGGCACGTACTGGTGGGGCGGCGAGCAGGTCACCCGCGAGCTGGGCAAGATCGGCAAGTCGCTGAAGAACGCCATCTCGCCCGACGACATCGCCGCGCAGTACGGCGCGGACACGCTGCGCCTGTACGAGATGGCGATGGGTCCGCTGGACGTCTCGCGGCCGTGGGAGACACGGGCGGTCGTCGGGCAGTACCGGCTGCTGCAGCGGCTGTGGCGCAACGTGCTGGACGAGACCACCGGCGACGTGACGGTGACGGAGGACGCGCCGGACGAGGAGATGCTGCGGGCCGTGCACCGGGCGATCGACGGGGTGACCCGCGATCTGCAGGGGCTGCGCTTCAACACCGCCATCGCCAAGATCACCGAGCTGAACAACTACGTGACCAAGCGGGGCGGGGCCGTTCCGCGCCAGGTCGCGGAGACCCTGGTGCTGCTGACGGCGCCGCTGGCCCCGCACATCGCCGAGGAGCTGTGGCACCGGCTGGGGCACGAGGGTGGCAGCGTCGCGCACGCGGACTTCCCGGTCGCCGATCCGGCGTACGTGGTCGAGGAGACGGTCACGTGCGTGGTGCAGGTGAAGGGGAAGGTGAAGGCGCGGCTGGAGGTGCCGCCGGGGATCGACGACGCCGAGCTGGAGGCGCTGGCGCTGGGCGATCCCGGTGTCGTCGCGGCGCTGGGCGGGGCCGGGGTGCGCAAGGTGATCGTGCGCGCGCCGAAGCTGGTGAACATCGTTCCCGCGTGA
- the rsfS gene encoding ribosome silencing factor encodes MTATDRATELIEAAAQAAADKLAHDIIAYDVSDVLAITDAFLLASAPNDRQVKAIVEGIEETLNKELGAKPVRREGERDGRWVLLDYVDIVVHVQHAEERVFYALERLWKDCPQLELPEDAKATRGKAAAHAGEAGPADEGLAPGGEFS; translated from the coding sequence GTGACCGCAACGGATCGCGCCACCGAGCTGATCGAGGCCGCCGCCCAGGCCGCGGCCGACAAGCTGGCGCACGACATCATCGCCTACGACGTCAGTGACGTCCTCGCCATCACCGACGCCTTCCTGCTCGCCTCCGCGCCCAACGACCGGCAGGTCAAGGCCATCGTCGAGGGCATCGAGGAGACGCTGAACAAGGAGCTGGGCGCCAAGCCGGTGCGCCGCGAGGGCGAGCGCGACGGCCGCTGGGTGCTGCTGGACTACGTCGACATCGTGGTGCACGTGCAGCACGCCGAGGAGCGCGTCTTCTACGCGCTGGAGCGGCTGTGGAAGGACTGCCCGCAGCTGGAGCTGCCCGAGGACGCCAAGGCGACCCGGGGCAAGGCAGCCGCGCACGCCGGAGAGGCGGGCCCGGCGGACGAGGGCCTGGCACCCGGCGGTGAGTTCAGCTGA